One region of Micromonospora ureilytica genomic DNA includes:
- a CDS encoding ATP-binding protein — protein MLDPSPEDDGTSPTVSTPHFVGRDREMAALRGALARPPAIVLIEGEAGIGKSRLLREWLAAPDQRTALVSVCPPLRESLTLGPIVDAFRGIDRPVSRLQLTELAGALRPLFPEWTSDLPPALPPLDDAKAARHRLFRALDELLRALRVDVLVLEDAHWADEVTLEFLLFVTSRQQSHGPSLVISYRPEEVDDGSLLLRLTSRLPAGVTQLRIALAPMRPDDTAALVSSMLDGNPISQEFTTFMHERTGGVPLAVEESVRLLCDRADLVFRDGQWVRLKLRELQVPPTVRDSTRERVGRLSPTAQQVLRAAATLAEPSSVATIAMAAGLSPAACRGAVAEAAAAGVLDGDDRSRWRFRHVLAATAVYEAIPLTDRRHFHLLAGRALEPIQPPPVARLAHHFREAGETQSWARYAEQSAELAMASGDHTKAVDLLVDLLTWAVLAPVDRARVARIAGVAALGRREQVDEVYHRVIRTLRSVLETPGLSARQQADIRNPLGRLLITGGEAQAALTELEQAVASLDHDPVEAARAMTYLGWAYAGPWPASTHRRWLDRAAELTAEFESPAERLNLAGNRAAALLMLGEEEAWDVVADLPIDGATAAERLDVARIHANVGTGALIWGRYADAEEHLAVAMRLAEAEQASRLHHNVRLEQANLAWLTGRWEGLAERSAALADADRDRPAHYLGSIRLAARLAAAAGRRRAAEEQFRLVLEESARLGAADDTMEAAAALARLWLTDGNSGRALQITNEPMDTVRRKGIWIWATDLVPARIEAHLAAGDLLTATRLGDQFARGLRGRTAPAPRAALTVCRALLLAAAGDHARAATAYDRAARAWSALPRPYDAMLAREHQAEALIAQGQIERGRELLAAQYEQLFRLGARGDADRVAHRLREHGAEVPRLWRGGRRGYGDQLSPRELDVVQLVVAGKTNREISRILAKSPATVDQQLRAAMRKLKVSSRTALAVKAVEAGVFAEEDSLHDAS, from the coding sequence ATGCTCGACCCCTCACCCGAGGACGACGGGACTTCACCGACCGTTTCTACGCCGCACTTCGTTGGCCGTGATCGGGAGATGGCGGCGCTTCGGGGCGCCTTGGCCCGGCCACCGGCGATCGTGCTGATAGAGGGCGAAGCGGGGATCGGGAAGAGCCGACTGCTGCGAGAGTGGCTGGCCGCGCCGGACCAGCGCACTGCCCTGGTGTCCGTGTGCCCACCGCTTCGCGAGTCGCTGACGTTGGGGCCGATCGTCGACGCCTTCCGTGGGATCGACCGTCCGGTGTCGCGATTGCAGCTCACCGAGCTTGCGGGCGCGTTACGGCCCCTGTTCCCGGAATGGACCTCGGACCTGCCGCCCGCACTGCCGCCCCTGGACGATGCGAAGGCGGCACGGCATCGCCTGTTCCGCGCCCTGGACGAGCTGCTGCGGGCTCTGCGTGTCGACGTTCTCGTGCTCGAGGACGCTCACTGGGCCGACGAGGTGACCTTGGAGTTCCTGCTGTTCGTCACCTCCCGACAGCAGTCGCACGGGCCCAGCCTCGTGATCTCCTATCGGCCGGAGGAGGTCGACGACGGATCGCTGTTGCTGCGGCTGACGTCCCGGTTGCCTGCTGGAGTGACCCAGCTGAGGATCGCGCTGGCGCCCATGCGACCCGACGACACGGCAGCGCTGGTGTCCTCGATGCTGGACGGCAACCCGATATCACAGGAGTTCACGACGTTCATGCACGAGCGGACCGGTGGGGTTCCGCTGGCCGTGGAGGAGTCGGTACGCCTCCTGTGCGACCGTGCCGACCTCGTCTTCCGCGACGGGCAGTGGGTCCGGCTGAAACTGCGCGAACTACAGGTACCGCCAACGGTGCGTGACTCCACCCGGGAGCGGGTGGGCCGTCTTTCGCCGACGGCGCAGCAGGTGTTACGAGCCGCGGCTACGTTGGCTGAGCCGTCATCGGTGGCCACGATCGCGATGGCCGCCGGTCTGTCACCAGCCGCGTGCCGAGGCGCTGTCGCGGAGGCAGCCGCCGCCGGTGTCCTGGACGGAGACGACCGCAGCCGGTGGCGATTCCGACATGTGCTGGCCGCCACGGCCGTCTACGAAGCGATCCCGTTGACCGACCGCAGACACTTCCACCTGTTGGCCGGCCGGGCCTTGGAGCCCATCCAACCGCCGCCCGTGGCACGCCTTGCCCACCACTTCCGTGAGGCGGGCGAAACGCAGTCCTGGGCGCGGTACGCCGAGCAGAGTGCCGAGCTGGCCATGGCCTCGGGCGACCACACCAAGGCCGTCGATCTGCTTGTCGATCTGTTGACGTGGGCCGTGCTGGCGCCGGTGGATCGGGCACGGGTCGCGCGGATCGCCGGAGTTGCCGCACTGGGCCGTCGTGAACAGGTCGACGAGGTCTACCACCGCGTGATCCGTACCCTGCGCTCGGTGCTGGAGACCCCCGGTCTCTCCGCCCGCCAGCAGGCCGATATCCGCAATCCCCTGGGTCGACTCCTGATCACCGGTGGTGAGGCGCAGGCAGCACTCACCGAGCTGGAGCAGGCGGTTGCCAGCCTCGACCATGACCCGGTCGAGGCGGCTCGGGCAATGACCTACCTTGGCTGGGCCTATGCGGGACCGTGGCCGGCGTCGACCCATCGGCGTTGGCTGGATCGCGCCGCCGAACTCACCGCCGAATTCGAATCTCCCGCGGAGCGGCTGAACCTGGCCGGCAACCGAGCCGCGGCGTTGCTCATGCTCGGCGAAGAGGAGGCCTGGGACGTCGTCGCCGACCTGCCCATCGACGGCGCGACCGCGGCAGAGCGTCTCGACGTGGCCCGCATCCACGCAAACGTCGGGACCGGCGCACTGATCTGGGGTCGGTACGCCGACGCGGAGGAACACCTCGCCGTGGCCATGCGCCTCGCCGAGGCCGAGCAGGCGTCCCGGTTGCACCACAACGTGCGACTCGAACAGGCCAACCTGGCATGGCTCACCGGCCGGTGGGAGGGTCTCGCGGAGCGGAGCGCGGCACTCGCCGATGCCGACCGGGACCGGCCGGCGCACTACCTCGGCAGCATTCGCCTCGCTGCCCGGCTGGCAGCCGCAGCCGGACGGCGGCGCGCCGCGGAGGAACAGTTCCGGCTGGTCCTCGAGGAGTCTGCCCGTCTCGGCGCGGCCGACGACACGATGGAGGCAGCCGCTGCGCTGGCCCGACTGTGGCTGACGGACGGAAACAGCGGCCGGGCGCTGCAGATCACTAACGAGCCGATGGACACCGTCCGGAGAAAAGGCATCTGGATCTGGGCGACGGACCTCGTCCCCGCCCGGATCGAGGCGCACCTCGCCGCGGGCGATCTGTTGACCGCGACACGCCTGGGCGACCAGTTCGCCAGAGGACTGCGTGGCCGTACGGCGCCTGCGCCTCGCGCCGCGCTCACCGTGTGCCGTGCCCTGCTGCTCGCCGCAGCCGGAGACCACGCCCGCGCGGCGACGGCATACGATCGGGCGGCGCGCGCCTGGAGCGCGTTGCCGCGCCCCTACGACGCCATGCTCGCCCGCGAGCATCAAGCCGAGGCGCTCATCGCGCAGGGCCAGATCGAACGGGGCCGAGAGCTGCTGGCGGCACAGTACGAGCAGCTGTTCAGGCTTGGAGCCCGTGGCGATGCGGACCGCGTCGCACATCGGCTTCGCGAACACGGCGCCGAGGTTCCGCGACTGTGGCGCGGCGGCCGACGCGGGTACGGCGACCAGCTCTCACCTCGCGAGCTCGACGTGGTCCAACTGGTTGTCGCCGGCAAGACGAACCGGGAGATCAGCCGGATCCTGGCCAAGTCGCCGGCCACAGTGGATCAGCAGTTGCGTGCCGCGATGCGCAAGTTGAAGGTGAGCTCCCGGACCGCGCTCGCGGTCAAGGCAGTGGAGGCCGGAGTGTTCGCCGAAGAGGACTCCCTGCACGACGCGTCGTGA
- a CDS encoding ABC transporter ATP-binding protein: MIQVREVTKRYGAKTVVDRLSFTAKPGQVTGFLGPNGAGKSTTMRMIVGLDAPTSGDVLVNGKPYASSKAPLREIGVLLEAKAAHPGRTAVSHLLTLARTHGIPRSRVDEVLGLAGLSAVAHKRVGAFSLGMGQRLGIAAALLGDPAVVMLDEPVNGLDPEGVLWVRKLLTGLAAEGRTVMLSSHLMSEVSLIADHLVIVGRGRLLADTTVADFVTAEGVRVVTPAPDALRTTIAGPGITVTSTGAEELLVAGTSARVIGLAAAARGIPLFELTPQNASLEEAFMDLTRDAVEYEASR; encoded by the coding sequence ATGATTCAAGTACGCGAAGTTACCAAGCGATACGGTGCGAAAACGGTCGTCGACCGTCTGTCGTTCACCGCGAAGCCCGGACAGGTCACCGGCTTCCTCGGCCCCAACGGCGCCGGCAAGTCGACGACCATGCGGATGATCGTCGGCCTCGACGCGCCAACCTCGGGCGACGTGCTGGTCAACGGCAAGCCGTACGCGTCGTCGAAGGCGCCACTGCGCGAGATCGGCGTGCTGCTCGAGGCCAAGGCCGCGCACCCCGGCCGGACGGCGGTCAGCCACCTACTGACCCTGGCCCGTACGCATGGCATCCCGCGTTCGCGCGTCGATGAGGTGCTCGGCCTGGCCGGCCTCTCGGCCGTCGCCCACAAGCGGGTCGGCGCGTTCTCTCTCGGCATGGGCCAACGGCTCGGCATCGCCGCCGCGCTGCTCGGTGACCCGGCCGTGGTGATGCTCGACGAGCCGGTCAACGGCCTCGACCCCGAGGGGGTCCTCTGGGTGCGCAAGCTGCTCACCGGCCTGGCCGCCGAGGGCCGCACCGTGATGTTGTCCTCGCACCTGATGAGCGAGGTCTCGCTGATCGCGGACCACCTGGTCATCGTGGGCCGGGGCAGGCTGCTGGCCGATACCACCGTGGCCGACTTCGTGACCGCCGAGGGCGTCCGGGTCGTCACTCCCGCCCCCGACGCGCTGCGCACGACGATTGCCGGCCCGGGTATCACGGTCACCTCGACCGGTGCCGAGGAACTGCTCGTCGCCGGCACCTCCGCCCGCGTGATCGGGCTGGCCGCGGCCGCTCGCGGCATTCCACTGTTCGAGCTCACCCCGCAGAACGCCTCGCTCGAAGAGGCGTTCATGGACCTGACCCGCGACGCTGTCGAATACGAGGCCTCCCGATGA
- a CDS encoding ABC transporter permease: MKITAGGVVAAEWTKFSSLRSTWITTGISVFLLVAFGMIASASFSGEGLTSVDLALSGSVLAALSVGVLGALLGAGEYTTGMIRATLAAVPRRLPVLWSKSLVAGSAAFVTMTAGAFAAFAAGSAVLNDKLGAVGLGDDGVLRALLGAGLYLGLVAVLGVALGILVRSSAGAIAILAALLLIVPGLAALLPESISEAITPYLPSNAGGAVMMLTPADGALAPWAGLAVFAGYVIATLAAAAYRLKTSDA, encoded by the coding sequence ATGAAGATCACCGCTGGTGGCGTCGTTGCCGCCGAATGGACCAAGTTCTCCTCGCTGCGCTCCACCTGGATCACGACCGGCATCTCCGTCTTCCTCCTGGTCGCCTTCGGCATGATCGCCTCGGCCTCCTTCTCGGGTGAGGGCCTGACCTCGGTCGATCTGGCCCTGTCCGGCAGCGTCCTGGCCGCCCTGTCCGTGGGCGTGCTCGGCGCGCTGTTGGGTGCCGGCGAATACACCACAGGCATGATCCGGGCGACTCTCGCCGCGGTGCCGCGCCGGTTGCCGGTGCTGTGGTCGAAGAGCCTTGTGGCGGGGTCGGCCGCCTTCGTCACGATGACCGCCGGCGCGTTCGCCGCTTTCGCGGCGGGGTCGGCCGTGCTCAACGACAAGCTCGGTGCTGTGGGCCTCGGCGACGACGGTGTGTTGCGGGCCCTGCTCGGCGCCGGCCTCTATCTCGGTCTGGTAGCGGTGCTCGGCGTCGCACTCGGCATCCTCGTCCGCTCCAGCGCCGGCGCCATCGCGATCCTGGCCGCCCTGCTGCTGATCGTGCCCGGTCTGGCCGCGCTGCTGCCGGAGTCGATCTCCGAGGCCATCACCCCGTACCTGCCCAGCAACGCCGGCGGCGCCGTGATGATGCTGACTCCGGCGGACGGCGCCCTGGCGCCATGGGCCGGCCTCGCGGTCTTCGCCGGGTACGTGATCGCGACGCTCGCCGCGGCGGCGTACCGGCTCAAGACGAGCGACGCGTAG
- a CDS encoding sensor histidine kinase codes for MSTQGWLVDRQARLRAFDRRHPWVMDTLVAVPIVLFSIPNIIEKPLSATIATLALLPPLYWRRRYPFLAFLVTATIELIEGLLDVGVGAGVILLVMLFGVASRGSWRALAWSAGITIALLVAEIYVLNPVIENRIITLFLVIGTSGAAVASGVAVRTRRAYLIALEDRAARLEVERDQRARLAVAEERARVAREMHDIVGHHVSVIVGLADGGAALATSRAEQTAEPLRLIGDTGRQALSELRRVLGVLREEATDPQLSPQPGIDDLDRLLPSVRAAGLPVTYSTSGELHTLGKGVQLAVYRIVQEALTNTLKHAGGGAAADVTLAVAEGVVRVQVRDNGLGGPAAPSHGLLGMQERASMYGGVATAGPAERGWLVDVILKEPS; via the coding sequence ATGAGCACGCAGGGGTGGTTGGTGGACCGGCAGGCGCGGTTGCGTGCCTTCGACCGGCGCCACCCGTGGGTCATGGACACCCTGGTGGCCGTTCCGATCGTGCTCTTCAGCATCCCCAACATCATCGAGAAGCCACTGTCGGCGACCATCGCGACCCTGGCCCTGCTACCGCCGCTCTACTGGCGGCGGCGGTACCCGTTCCTTGCGTTCCTGGTCACCGCGACCATCGAGTTGATCGAGGGACTGCTGGACGTCGGCGTCGGCGCCGGGGTGATCCTGCTCGTGATGCTGTTCGGGGTGGCCTCCCGAGGTTCGTGGCGGGCGCTGGCCTGGTCCGCCGGGATCACCATCGCGCTGCTTGTTGCCGAGATCTACGTGCTCAACCCGGTGATCGAGAATCGCATCATCACGCTGTTTCTGGTGATCGGCACGTCGGGGGCCGCAGTCGCGTCCGGCGTCGCGGTGCGCACCCGCCGGGCGTACCTCATCGCCCTCGAGGACCGCGCCGCCCGCCTGGAAGTCGAGCGGGATCAGCGGGCTCGCCTCGCCGTCGCCGAGGAGCGAGCCCGGGTGGCCCGCGAAATGCACGACATCGTCGGCCATCACGTCTCGGTGATCGTGGGCCTGGCCGACGGCGGCGCCGCGCTTGCGACCTCGCGGGCCGAGCAGACCGCCGAACCGCTGCGGTTGATCGGTGACACCGGCCGGCAGGCGCTGTCCGAGCTGCGCCGGGTGCTGGGCGTGCTGCGCGAGGAGGCCACCGATCCGCAGCTGAGCCCCCAGCCCGGCATCGACGATCTCGACCGGCTGCTGCCGAGCGTACGGGCGGCCGGGCTGCCGGTCACCTACTCCACCTCGGGCGAGCTGCACACCCTCGGCAAGGGCGTGCAGCTCGCGGTCTACCGCATCGTTCAGGAAGCGCTCACCAACACCCTCAAACACGCGGGAGGCGGCGCGGCCGCGGACGTCACTCTCGCTGTCGCCGAAGGTGTGGTACGGGTACAGGTACGCGACAACGGCCTCGGCGGACCGGCGGCCCCGAGCCACGGCCTGCTCGGTATGCAGGAACGCGCTTCCATGTACGGCGGGGTGGCGACCGCCGGCCCGGCCGAGCGGGGCTGGCTCGTCGACGTCATCCTCAAGGAGCCCTCATGA
- a CDS encoding response regulator gives MTTVLLVDDQQLQRMGFKMLLDGTPEMTVVGEASGGAEAVRMVEQTRPDVVLMDVRMPGMDGIEATRRITAAGSRSRVLMLTTFDLDEYVYAGLRAGASGFLLKDARPEELIAGIRAVASGDSVVAPSLTRNLMNAYLQHPTPTTHADPRLSVLSEREREVLEAIGQGATNTEIAERFTLTESTVKKHVGRVLAKIGARDRIQAVIFAYDNGLVQPRA, from the coding sequence ATGACCACCGTGCTGCTCGTGGACGACCAGCAGTTGCAACGCATGGGTTTCAAGATGCTGCTCGATGGCACCCCCGAGATGACAGTGGTTGGTGAAGCCTCGGGCGGCGCTGAGGCGGTGCGGATGGTGGAACAGACCCGCCCCGACGTGGTGTTGATGGACGTGCGCATGCCCGGCATGGACGGCATAGAGGCCACCCGCCGGATCACCGCGGCCGGCTCGCGCAGCCGCGTACTCATGCTGACCACCTTCGATCTGGACGAATACGTCTACGCCGGACTGCGAGCCGGAGCGAGCGGCTTCCTGCTCAAAGACGCCCGGCCCGAGGAGTTGATCGCCGGCATCCGCGCCGTCGCGAGCGGAGACTCGGTGGTGGCCCCCAGCCTGACCCGCAACCTGATGAACGCCTACCTGCAACATCCGACGCCGACCACACATGCCGATCCCCGCCTGAGCGTCCTGAGCGAGCGGGAGCGAGAGGTTCTCGAAGCAATCGGCCAGGGAGCCACCAACACCGAGATCGCCGAGCGCTTCACCCTCACCGAATCCACAGTGAAGAAGCATGTCGGGCGTGTCCTCGCCAAGATCGGAGCGCGAGACCGAATCCAGGCCGTGATCTTCGCGTACGACAACGGCCTGGTCCAACCACGGGCCTGA
- a CDS encoding low temperature requirement protein A produces MSTRAAALLRKPGQPQRPSLLELFFDLVFVFALNRVSQRLVEELTERRIVFVEAGETLLLLLAFMVLWFVTAWVTDLYDPQRPQLQLLVYTAMLGALVMAVAVPQAFGDRGLAFAGAYVAVHIIRGLIIVPILRGHEAQRRAAGVFFWFSLSAVPWIAGAVVTDLARGLLWTLAIAIDCAALLLFYPAPWSRPTQQQWPVLAEYLSERYRQFFIIALGELILTTGSAYSDTSFRHVGPATAFAVAFVTTVLLFRVYLFRAGQLLPEAIRAAAEPPHLIREAFLAHVLMVVGIVAVAVGYEIVIVHPFGHTNTAWIVVVLGGPMLFLIGRALVEHAVFDRVSHSRVIGALTLAGASPFMILLPPLAVAVTAVVVLGGIAASDAVHARGKPPERPHPPNS; encoded by the coding sequence ATGTCGACAAGGGCAGCAGCGCTACTTCGAAAGCCGGGGCAACCGCAGCGACCCAGCCTTCTGGAACTCTTCTTCGACCTGGTGTTCGTCTTTGCTCTCAATCGGGTCTCACAGCGGCTGGTCGAGGAGCTCACCGAGCGGCGGATCGTTTTCGTCGAGGCGGGGGAGACGCTGCTGTTGCTGCTGGCCTTCATGGTGCTGTGGTTCGTCACGGCGTGGGTCACCGACCTCTACGATCCGCAGAGGCCCCAACTGCAGTTGCTGGTCTACACGGCCATGCTCGGCGCGCTGGTGATGGCGGTCGCCGTGCCGCAAGCATTCGGTGACAGAGGTCTGGCCTTTGCCGGCGCGTACGTCGCCGTCCACATCATTCGTGGGCTGATCATCGTGCCGATCCTGCGCGGCCACGAAGCGCAGCGCCGAGCGGCTGGGGTGTTCTTCTGGTTCAGCTTGTCAGCCGTGCCGTGGATCGCCGGAGCGGTCGTGACGGATCTGGCCCGCGGGCTGTTGTGGACGCTCGCGATCGCCATCGACTGCGCGGCACTGCTGCTGTTCTATCCCGCGCCGTGGTCCCGCCCCACCCAACAGCAGTGGCCCGTTCTGGCCGAATATCTGTCCGAGCGCTACCGACAATTCTTCATCATCGCCCTCGGTGAACTGATTCTGACGACCGGCTCGGCCTACAGCGACACTTCCTTTCGGCACGTTGGCCCCGCGACTGCCTTCGCTGTCGCATTCGTCACCACGGTGCTGCTGTTTCGCGTCTACCTCTTCCGGGCGGGCCAACTGTTGCCCGAGGCGATCAGAGCCGCTGCTGAGCCCCCGCACCTCATCCGGGAGGCTTTCCTCGCGCACGTACTCATGGTCGTGGGGATCGTCGCCGTCGCCGTCGGGTACGAAATCGTGATCGTACATCCGTTCGGGCACACCAACACGGCGTGGATTGTCGTCGTCCTCGGCGGACCAATGCTGTTCCTGATCGGGCGGGCCCTGGTGGAACATGCCGTATTCGACCGGGTGTCCCACTCTCGGGTCATCGGCGCTCTGACGCTCGCCGGCGCCTCGCCGTTCATGATCCTTCTGCCGCCGCTGGCCGTGGCCGTCACCGCCGTCGTGGTCCTCGGCGGCATCGCCGCTTCCGACGCCGTCCATGCCAGGGGAAAACCGCCCGAACGGCCGCACCCGCCCAATTCCTAG
- a CDS encoding GOLPH3/VPS74 family protein, with amino-acid sequence MTIEPRSDAPTLVEDLLLLLFQPRSGTIAGEGTLFYVLGGAVLADLALGDHLTTADRGRLKSVAGHPPSDGLLRPAWDYLAEKPRGVQTALAAVGPALRKPVLERLIARGDIVQEPRKVLGLFRTTALRDGRTERRSRLLADVRRVLVDGAEPQARVAALAALLSASGTLPQFHNEIPWTSEVIKRAKELERGDWGADAAAAAVTRTVTATVVNSAIVAITVLPRS; translated from the coding sequence ATGACCATCGAACCCCGGTCGGACGCCCCGACCCTGGTGGAAGATCTCCTACTGCTGCTGTTCCAACCCAGGTCCGGGACCATCGCGGGAGAGGGCACCCTCTTCTACGTCCTCGGCGGAGCCGTTCTCGCGGACCTCGCCCTCGGCGATCACCTGACCACGGCGGACCGGGGGCGGCTCAAAAGCGTGGCGGGTCACCCACCGTCGGATGGCCTTCTACGCCCGGCGTGGGACTACCTCGCGGAGAAACCGCGGGGGGTGCAGACGGCGCTGGCCGCGGTCGGTCCCGCCCTGCGCAAGCCGGTGTTGGAGCGGCTCATCGCGCGAGGCGACATCGTTCAGGAGCCCCGTAAGGTGCTCGGCCTGTTCCGGACGACGGCCCTGCGGGACGGCAGAACCGAACGACGGTCCCGCCTGCTCGCCGACGTTCGGCGGGTCCTCGTGGACGGCGCGGAGCCACAAGCCCGTGTCGCCGCGCTCGCGGCGCTGCTCTCGGCGAGCGGGACGCTCCCGCAGTTCCACAACGAGATCCCGTGGACGTCAGAGGTGATCAAGCGAGCCAAGGAACTCGAACGGGGCGACTGGGGTGCCGACGCCGCGGCGGCAGCCGTGACCCGCACCGTGACGGCCACCGTCGTCAACAGCGCCATCGTGGCCATCACCGTGCTTCCTCGAAGCTAG
- a CDS encoding ABC transporter permease, producing the protein MLSIASSELIQLFRNRLVLITSLIIPVVVSAYFVRQHETFADIGSLGYIAAIVMFTIAAFGLYATAVTTLASRRQNLFLKRLRSTAASDTSILAGLLLPVVVLAVVQVTAILTALAVVAGGPANVALLVVATIAALAMLIGLALATAGLTNSPEHAQVTTLPVTLGVIAVTTWVGISGTENLAWLKRLLPGGAATELTMNAWNGGVAVTDSLLLLAPTLGWVVIAVALATRLFRWEPRR; encoded by the coding sequence GTGTTGTCCATCGCGTCTAGCGAACTGATCCAACTCTTCCGCAACCGACTGGTGCTGATCACCAGCCTCATCATCCCGGTAGTCGTCAGCGCGTACTTCGTCCGTCAGCACGAGACCTTCGCGGACATCGGGAGCCTCGGCTACATCGCCGCGATCGTCATGTTCACGATCGCCGCGTTCGGGCTCTACGCCACCGCCGTCACCACCCTGGCCTCCCGGCGGCAGAATCTCTTCCTCAAGCGGCTGCGCTCCACCGCCGCAAGCGACACGAGCATCCTCGCCGGCCTGCTGCTGCCCGTGGTCGTGCTCGCCGTGGTGCAGGTGACCGCGATCCTGACCGCCCTGGCCGTGGTCGCCGGCGGACCGGCGAACGTCGCCCTGCTCGTGGTGGCGACCATCGCGGCCCTGGCCATGCTGATCGGCCTCGCGCTGGCCACCGCCGGGCTGACGAACTCCCCCGAACACGCCCAGGTCACCACCCTGCCCGTCACACTCGGGGTGATCGCCGTGACCACCTGGGTGGGCATCTCCGGCACCGAGAACCTCGCCTGGCTCAAGCGGCTGCTGCCCGGCGGCGCGGCCACCGAACTGACCATGAACGCCTGGAACGGCGGCGTCGCCGTAACCGACTCCCTGCTCCTGCTCGCGCCCACGCTCGGCTGGGTCGTCATCGCCGTCGCCCTCGCCACTCGACTCTTCCGCTGGGAGCCCCGCCGATGA
- a CDS encoding ABC transporter ATP-binding protein, with amino-acid sequence MSTTPVIEVERLNLTYGDFHAVKDLSFEVRPGELYALLGTNGAGKTSTLEVVEGHRKPTSGTVRVFGHGPDDRRAVRPRMGVMLQESGFSPDLTVRESVGLVGRLTRRTDDVGRVLDLVDLTGRAGRKVSQLSGGEKRRLDFATAVYGTPELIFLDEPTTGLDIQSRDAVWATVDRLRENGATIVLTTHYLEEAQQRADRIGLMHEGAFHREGTVSELTRTLPAVIRFSLPASAPTLPVRAAVDADGKVMVETFELQKDLHLLLGWAQDHAVELRDLAAGPTRLDDVFRAINS; translated from the coding sequence ATGTCCACCACACCCGTCATCGAAGTCGAACGGCTGAACCTCACCTACGGCGACTTCCACGCCGTGAAGGACCTCTCCTTCGAGGTACGGCCCGGGGAGCTCTACGCACTGCTGGGCACCAACGGGGCCGGGAAGACCTCGACCCTGGAGGTTGTCGAGGGACACCGGAAGCCAACCTCGGGCACCGTACGCGTCTTCGGGCACGGCCCCGACGACCGGCGGGCGGTACGTCCCCGAATGGGCGTCATGCTCCAGGAGAGTGGATTCTCCCCGGACCTCACCGTCCGTGAGTCCGTCGGTCTGGTCGGTCGGCTCACCCGACGCACCGACGACGTCGGCCGGGTGCTCGACCTGGTCGACCTCACCGGCCGGGCCGGCCGCAAGGTGTCGCAGCTGTCCGGCGGGGAGAAGCGACGGCTGGACTTCGCCACAGCGGTCTACGGCACCCCGGAACTGATCTTCCTGGACGAGCCGACCACCGGCCTCGACATTCAGTCCCGCGATGCCGTCTGGGCGACGGTGGACCGGCTCCGGGAGAACGGCGCGACCATCGTGCTCACCACCCACTACCTGGAGGAGGCACAACAGCGCGCGGACCGGATCGGGCTGATGCACGAGGGCGCCTTCCACCGGGAGGGCACCGTCTCCGAGCTGACCCGCACCCTGCCCGCGGTCATCCGCTTCTCCCTCCCGGCATCGGCGCCGACGCTGCCGGTGCGGGCCGCCGTCGACGCGGACGGGAAGGTCATGGTCGAGACCTTCGAGCTGCAGAAGGACCTGCACCTCCTGCTCGGCTGGGCACAGGACCACGCCGTGGAGCTGCGAGACCTGGCGGCAGGGCCGACCCGGCTCGACGACGTCTTCCGCGCCATCAACAGTTGA